One genomic region from Muriicola soli encodes:
- the rpoC gene encoding DNA-directed RNA polymerase subunit beta', with protein sequence MARHHDNTAVKRFNKISIGLASPESILAESRGEVLKPETINYRTHKPERDGLFCERIFGPVKDYECACGKYKRIRYRGIVCDRCGVEVTEKKVRRDRVGHINLVVPVAHIWYFRSLPNKIGYLLGLPSKKLDMIIYYERYVVIQAGVAKGPEGEELKMLDFLTEEEYLNIMESIPPENQYLEDSDPNKFIAKMGAECLIDLLSRIDLKELSYNLRHKANTETSKQRKTEALKRLQVVEALRESQDNRENRPEWMIMKVVPVIPPELRPLVPLDGGRFATSDLNDLYRRVIIRNNRLKRLMEIKAPEVILRNEKRMLQEAVDSLFDNTRKASAVKTESNRPLKSLSDSLKGKQGRFRQNLLGKRVDYSARSVIVVGPEMSLYECGLPKDMAAELYKPFVIRKLIERGIVKTVKSAKKIIDKKEPVVWDILENVLKGHPVLLNRAPTLHRLGIQAFQPKLIEGKAIRLHPLVCTAFNADFDGDQMAVHLPLGPEAILESQLLMLASHNILNPANGSPITVPSQDMVLGLYYMTKERKSTKERPVKGEGLTFYSYEEVVIAFNENRVELNAGIKVRAKDFNEEGELVNQIIETTVGRVLFNMVVPEQAGYVNDVLNKKSLRDIIGKILSVTDVPTTADFLDKIKTMGYEFAFKGGLSFSLGDIIIPQEKHEMIADANEQVDGIMTNYNMGLITNNERYNQVIDVWTSTNAMLTELAMKRIREDQQGFNSVYMMLDSGARGSKEQIRQLTGMRGLMAKPKKSTAGGGEIIENPILSNFKEGLSILEYFISTHGARKGLADTALKTADAGYLTRRLVDVSQDVIVNIEDCGTLRGIEVEALKKNEEVVETLGERILGRVALHDVFDPITEELLLTAGQQIMESDVRKVEASPIERVEVRSALTCEAQKGICAKCYGRNLATNKMVQRGEAVGVVAAQSIGEPGTQLTLRTFHVGGIAGNISEDNKLEAKFDGKAEIEDLRTVKGENSEGKPVNIVISRTSEIKIVDAKTGITLSTNNIPYGSQLFIKDGAKVKKGELICQWDPYNGVIVSEFPGKIAYENIEQGITYQVEIDEQTGFQEKVISESRNKKLIPTLLIKNTKDEVLRSYNLPVGSHIMVDDGEKIKEGKILVKIPRKSAKAGDITGGLPRVTELFEARNPSNPAVVSEIDGVVSFGKIKRGNREIIIESKLGEQKKYLVKLSNQILVQENDYVRAGMPLSDGSITPEDILAIKGPSAVQQYLVNEVQEVYRLQGVKINDKHFEVVVRQMMRKVRIEDPGDTIFLENQLVHKDDFIRENDEIYGMKVVEDAGESENLKPGQIISARELRDENSILKRADKNLVTAKEAVAATATPVLQGITRASLQTKSFISAASFQETTKVLNEAAVSGKVDDLEGLKENVIVGHKIPAGTGMRDYESIIVGSKQEYDEIMARKEELKF encoded by the coding sequence TATGTAGTTATACAGGCGGGAGTGGCAAAAGGACCGGAAGGCGAAGAATTAAAGATGCTCGATTTCCTTACAGAAGAGGAATATCTGAACATCATGGAGTCGATTCCACCGGAAAATCAATATCTGGAGGATTCGGATCCCAATAAATTTATCGCTAAGATGGGTGCGGAATGTTTAATTGATCTTTTATCGAGGATCGACCTTAAAGAACTTTCCTATAACCTGCGTCACAAAGCTAACACGGAAACTTCCAAGCAGCGTAAGACCGAAGCCCTGAAAAGACTTCAGGTAGTAGAGGCGTTGCGTGAATCACAGGATAACCGTGAGAACAGGCCAGAGTGGATGATCATGAAAGTTGTTCCTGTGATCCCACCGGAATTAAGACCATTGGTTCCCCTTGATGGAGGTAGATTTGCTACCTCGGATCTCAACGATCTTTACAGAAGGGTGATCATCAGAAATAACCGCTTAAAGCGATTGATGGAAATCAAAGCCCCTGAAGTGATCCTCAGAAATGAGAAGAGGATGCTGCAGGAAGCTGTTGATTCCCTATTTGATAATACAAGAAAGGCATCTGCCGTTAAAACGGAATCGAACAGACCGTTAAAATCTCTTTCTGATTCCCTCAAAGGGAAACAAGGTAGATTTCGTCAGAATTTACTCGGTAAACGTGTCGACTATTCAGCGCGTTCAGTGATCGTTGTAGGTCCTGAGATGAGTTTGTACGAGTGCGGACTGCCGAAAGACATGGCCGCAGAACTTTACAAACCCTTCGTGATCCGTAAACTGATCGAAAGAGGAATTGTAAAAACTGTTAAATCGGCCAAAAAGATTATTGATAAGAAAGAGCCGGTAGTTTGGGACATCCTTGAGAATGTTCTTAAAGGACACCCTGTACTTCTCAACAGGGCCCCCACACTGCACAGATTGGGTATTCAGGCGTTTCAGCCAAAACTGATCGAAGGAAAAGCTATTCGTTTGCATCCCTTAGTATGTACCGCATTTAACGCGGATTTTGACGGGGATCAGATGGCAGTTCACCTTCCATTGGGACCTGAAGCGATACTGGAGTCACAATTGTTAATGCTGGCTTCTCATAACATCCTGAATCCTGCAAACGGTTCACCTATAACGGTTCCATCTCAGGATATGGTTCTAGGGTTGTACTACATGACCAAGGAACGCAAGTCTACCAAGGAAAGGCCTGTTAAAGGCGAAGGCCTGACATTTTACTCTTATGAAGAGGTGGTCATTGCCTTTAATGAAAACAGGGTAGAGCTTAATGCCGGAATCAAAGTAAGGGCTAAGGATTTTAATGAAGAAGGGGAGTTGGTTAACCAGATTATCGAAACTACTGTAGGAAGGGTTCTCTTCAATATGGTAGTTCCGGAACAGGCGGGTTATGTCAACGATGTATTGAATAAGAAATCGCTAAGGGATATCATCGGTAAGATTTTGTCTGTAACCGATGTGCCAACTACAGCCGATTTCCTGGATAAAATCAAGACCATGGGATATGAGTTCGCCTTCAAAGGTGGCTTGTCCTTCAGCCTTGGGGATATTATTATCCCACAGGAGAAACACGAAATGATCGCAGATGCCAACGAGCAGGTGGATGGCATTATGACGAATTATAACATGGGTCTTATCACCAACAACGAAAGATACAATCAGGTGATCGACGTGTGGACCTCTACAAACGCTATGCTTACTGAGCTGGCCATGAAGAGGATTCGCGAAGACCAGCAGGGATTCAATTCTGTGTATATGATGCTCGATTCGGGGGCAAGGGGATCTAAAGAACAGATCAGACAGCTTACCGGAATGAGGGGATTGATGGCCAAACCCAAAAAATCTACCGCCGGTGGAGGGGAGATCATCGAAAACCCGATTCTTTCTAACTTTAAAGAAGGACTCTCGATCCTCGAATACTTTATCTCAACTCACGGTGCACGTAAAGGATTGGCCGATACCGCTCTTAAAACAGCGGATGCAGGTTACCTAACCCGTAGACTGGTTGATGTTTCTCAGGATGTAATCGTAAATATTGAAGATTGCGGTACGTTAAGAGGAATTGAAGTTGAAGCCCTCAAGAAGAATGAGGAAGTAGTAGAGACTCTTGGAGAAAGGATATTAGGACGTGTTGCTTTGCACGATGTCTTTGATCCAATCACTGAAGAACTTTTGCTTACGGCAGGACAACAAATTATGGAGTCTGATGTAAGAAAAGTTGAAGCCTCACCAATCGAAAGGGTTGAAGTTCGCTCAGCCTTGACATGTGAAGCTCAGAAAGGAATCTGTGCCAAGTGTTACGGAAGAAATCTCGCAACCAATAAAATGGTTCAAAGAGGTGAAGCCGTTGGTGTTGTAGCTGCTCAGTCTATTGGAGAACCGGGAACTCAGCTTACGCTGCGTACCTTCCACGTTGGAGGTATTGCGGGTAACATCTCGGAAGATAATAAGCTGGAAGCTAAATTTGACGGGAAAGCAGAAATTGAAGATCTGCGAACCGTAAAAGGTGAAAATAGCGAAGGTAAACCCGTGAATATTGTTATTTCAAGGACGTCTGAGATCAAGATCGTAGACGCAAAAACCGGAATAACACTAAGTACAAATAATATTCCTTACGGTTCACAGCTCTTTATCAAAGATGGAGCTAAGGTGAAAAAGGGTGAGCTTATTTGTCAGTGGGATCCCTATAACGGAGTTATTGTTTCTGAATTCCCGGGTAAGATCGCCTACGAGAATATCGAGCAAGGTATCACTTACCAGGTTGAGATCGATGAACAAACCGGATTCCAGGAAAAAGTGATTTCAGAATCAAGGAATAAAAAACTTATTCCCACTTTATTGATCAAGAATACCAAAGATGAGGTATTGCGTTCTTACAATTTACCAGTAGGATCACATATCATGGTAGATGACGGAGAAAAGATCAAGGAAGGTAAGATTCTGGTAAAAATACCACGTAAATCTGCCAAGGCAGGGGATATCACCGGAGGTCTGCCAAGGGTAACCGAATTATTTGAAGCGCGTAACCCTTCTAATCCTGCAGTAGTTTCTGAAATTGACGGTGTAGTCTCCTTTGGTAAAATCAAAAGAGGAAACCGGGAGATTATTATCGAATCCAAGTTGGGTGAACAGAAAAAATATCTCGTCAAACTTTCAAATCAGATCCTCGTTCAGGAAAATGATTACGTAAGAGCAGGAATGCCTTTATCCGATGGATCCATTACGCCTGAAGATATTCTGGCTATCAAAGGACCATCTGCGGTACAGCAGTATTTGGTTAACGAAGTACAGGAGGTTTACCGACTACAGGGTGTAAAAATTAACGACAAACACTTCGAGGTAGTTGTAAGACAGATGATGCGTAAGGTTCGAATTGAAGATCCGGGAGACACTATCTTCCTTGAAAATCAATTGGTTCACAAGGATGATTTTATCCGGGAGAACGATGAGATCTACGGAATGAAAGTCGTTGAAGATGCAGGAGAGTCTGAAAATCTGAAACCTGGACAAATCATTTCAGCACGTGAATTAAGGGACGAGAATTCGATCCTCAAACGCGCCGATAAGAACCTGGTTACAGCAAAAGAGGCTGTTGCAGCCACTGCAACACCTGTACTCCAAGGAATTACAAGGGCTTCACTACAAACCAAATCGTTTATTTCAGCTGCTTCCTTCCAGGAAACGACCAAGGTATTGAACGAAGCTGCAGTAAGTGGGAAGGTAGATGACCTTGAAGGCTTAAAGGAAAATGTTATTGTAGGGCATAAAATCCCTGCAGGAACAGGAATGCGAGATTATGAATCTATCATCGTGGGCTCCAAACAGGAGTACGATGAGATCATGGCTCGTAAGGAAGAATTGAAATTCTAA
- a CDS encoding DUF3467 domain-containing protein, producing MAENDKKQKQINIELDEKMAEGVYSNLAIINHSVSEFVVDFISLMPGAPKAKVKSRIVLTPQHAKKFLKALNDNVNRFEKAHGTIKDYEQPPIPLNFGPTGEA from the coding sequence ATGGCCGAGAATGATAAAAAACAAAAACAGATCAATATTGAGTTGGATGAAAAGATGGCAGAGGGGGTTTACTCTAACCTAGCCATCATCAATCATTCAGTCTCCGAGTTTGTTGTCGATTTTATCAGCTTGATGCCCGGGGCTCCAAAAGCCAAGGTGAAAAGCAGGATCGTACTTACCCCACAACACGCCAAGAAATTTCTGAAGGCTCTGAATGACAATGTCAATAGATTTGAGAAAGCTCACGGTACCATCAAGGATTATGAACAACCTCCTATCCCATTGAATTTTGGGCCTACAGGGGAGGCGTAA